One region of Permianibacter fluminis genomic DNA includes:
- a CDS encoding polysaccharide lyase has translation MRLMSVRQCTKNVGVVALLLVTTLLVTTTAQAGDRWDWSEGSADGAGGATREFYNAAASLRWRHANGDWRDRNGDAQGKLPYAETAVASGKAELAVALDVTALVKAWLAGSVSNRGMLLQVGNGNGGTIRFASRENPQATLQPRLQLQFSDGQQTLAASADTHLDPSTYKAKGKTATLTISTGGHPALLQFDLAALQGRQNRLQKAELQLTAVERSGGTSKVQVFAVDIPVPMTLAPRLGLASQFVGDADIKRHPDVIYATGFDDSDFTDQWPEFRGHYWLTARGEQFAALRSNALQVRLEKGDNYGATGSLMFKPLIGAEPEQMYVRYYLRLGANWRPRSQGGKLPGFAGTYGKGGWGGRPNDGRNGWSARGAFLQQIGEGNPLAGRTPIGSYVYETGKSADFGAVWAWSEGEGAYLENNRWYCVEQFIKLNTPGQDNGELQAWLDGREVFHRSNLRLRLVPELKIEKFWFDIYHGGTMTSPTDQDLYFDNLVVARSYIGPMAESAARLSGHAGAAR, from the coding sequence ATGCGGCTGATGTCAGTGCGGCAGTGCACAAAAAATGTTGGCGTCGTAGCCTTGTTGCTGGTGACCACGTTACTGGTGACTACCACTGCGCAGGCTGGTGATCGTTGGGACTGGTCCGAAGGCAGTGCCGATGGCGCCGGCGGTGCAACGCGCGAGTTCTACAACGCGGCGGCCTCGCTGCGCTGGCGCCACGCCAACGGCGATTGGCGTGATCGCAATGGCGACGCCCAGGGCAAACTGCCGTATGCCGAAACTGCGGTTGCCAGCGGCAAAGCCGAACTCGCCGTCGCACTCGATGTGACGGCCTTGGTCAAGGCCTGGCTCGCCGGCAGTGTCAGCAATCGCGGCATGCTGTTGCAGGTCGGCAATGGCAACGGCGGCACCATACGCTTTGCCAGCAGGGAAAATCCGCAAGCCACATTGCAGCCGCGCCTGCAGCTGCAGTTTTCCGATGGTCAGCAAACGCTGGCGGCCAGCGCCGATACCCATCTGGATCCGTCCACGTACAAAGCCAAGGGCAAGACCGCCACGCTGACCATCAGCACCGGCGGTCATCCGGCTTTATTGCAATTTGATCTGGCGGCGCTGCAGGGCCGGCAAAACCGTTTGCAAAAAGCCGAGCTGCAATTGACCGCCGTCGAGCGCAGCGGCGGCACCAGCAAAGTGCAGGTATTCGCAGTCGATATTCCGGTGCCGATGACACTGGCGCCGCGCTTGGGGCTGGCCAGCCAGTTTGTCGGCGATGCCGACATCAAACGTCATCCCGATGTGATCTATGCCACCGGTTTTGATGACAGCGATTTCACCGATCAATGGCCGGAATTTCGCGGTCACTATTGGCTGACGGCGCGCGGTGAACAGTTCGCAGCGCTGCGCAGTAATGCGCTGCAGGTGCGTCTGGAAAAAGGCGACAACTACGGTGCCACCGGCAGCCTGATGTTCAAGCCATTGATCGGTGCCGAACCGGAGCAGATGTATGTGCGCTATTACCTGCGGCTCGGTGCCAATTGGCGACCGCGCAGTCAGGGCGGCAAATTGCCCGGCTTCGCCGGCACTTACGGCAAAGGCGGCTGGGGCGGTCGACCCAATGACGGCCGCAATGGCTGGTCAGCACGTGGCGCGTTTCTGCAACAGATTGGCGAGGGCAATCCGCTGGCCGGGCGCACGCCGATCGGCTCCTATGTCTATGAAACCGGCAAGAGTGCTGATTTTGGTGCGGTCTGGGCTTGGAGTGAAGGCGAGGGCGCGTATCTGGAAAACAATCGCTGGTACTGCGTCGAGCAGTTCATCAAGCTCAATACGCCGGGCCAGGACAATGGCGAATTGCAGGCCTGGCTCGATGGCCGCGAAGTGTTTCATCGCAGCAATCTGCGCCTGCGGCTGGTGCCGGAATTGAAGATCGAAAAATTCTGGTTTGATATCTATCACGGCGGCACGATGACCTCGCCAACCGATCAGGATTTGTATTTCGACAATCTGGTGGTGGCGCGCAGCTACATCGGGCCGATGGCGGAATCGGCGGCGCGCCTGTCAGGGCATGCCGGCGCCGCCCGGTAG
- a CDS encoding efflux RND transporter permease subunit — protein sequence MSASPIRFLPWQLAAALLALILLIPAALLPFLQINNSPEIYLSKDEPSVQLQDRLRSLFPDYQVIVLLFEPADISAPEFLHKLESLAQDLKQLPLVDRVHRVTDFEQIARTDDGFAVRPLVDVDKLDQQPVTRERLTADPFAPGFVLAKDGSAAALVIRPTHVPDSPTRQQLLTTIQQKVQAHGLSDVLKASAGQVSVDVAEFESMLHDNLIFVPATMALGLLLIWWLFRRPLAVVMVAVVMAAAAQSALSVLVIAREPFTLVAAILPPFMSAISLAFMVHLLGQLQAVAGSKLSREAQLKTAVGHVFRPSLYAALTTAVGLGSLAVSPIRPVAWFGIAGGVAAMVLFATVNYLLPPLLLRFDKGQWPREPENTKALTRITLRIAHFSMRRAGWVASGFLLATLLTLPLLAKIYTETDIYRFFQDDHPINVSTHEVEAKLSGAMPLDVVFTGPDRDALTDPARLHYIEAFQAYADSLPAVNYSISMVDLLKEMHWAFQEQDSGVRQLPTDKALITQYLFIYDGKDLYDLTDRELKTTRVTLSLTTHSTRELKAVMAQMKTWLAAQPAIDLQVEFGSEARIFTDQEDLLVIGQISGLWLSFIMIFLFFVLMWRSPPVAFMAVLPNAAPIFFVFVFMAVAGVPLDMATALIAGVAVGVAVDDTIHFMESYCLLVQRGRKSSYALLHTLKDSGKACTINTLILSSQFALLLSSTFVPTRNFGFMTALGLITAAIFELLLLPSLLTLLARLSWWQHHVRHARTPRHEQVA from the coding sequence ATGAGTGCATCCCCGATTCGGTTTTTGCCCTGGCAACTGGCGGCGGCGCTGCTGGCGCTGATCCTGCTGATTCCGGCTGCGTTGCTGCCGTTTCTGCAAATCAATAACTCGCCGGAAATCTATCTGAGCAAGGATGAGCCATCGGTGCAGCTGCAGGACCGGTTGCGCTCGCTGTTTCCGGATTATCAGGTGATTGTGCTGCTATTCGAGCCGGCCGATATCAGCGCGCCGGAATTCCTGCACAAACTGGAGAGTCTGGCCCAGGATCTCAAGCAACTGCCGCTGGTGGATCGGGTGCACCGGGTTACCGATTTTGAGCAGATCGCTCGCACCGACGATGGCTTCGCGGTGCGGCCGCTGGTCGACGTCGACAAGCTGGACCAGCAACCGGTCACGCGCGAACGCCTGACCGCCGATCCGTTTGCGCCCGGTTTTGTCTTGGCCAAAGATGGCAGCGCCGCTGCGCTGGTGATCCGGCCCACGCATGTTCCGGATTCGCCAACGCGGCAGCAATTGCTGACGACCATCCAGCAAAAAGTGCAGGCGCATGGCTTGAGTGACGTACTGAAAGCGTCGGCCGGGCAGGTCAGCGTTGATGTCGCCGAATTTGAATCGATGCTGCATGACAACCTGATTTTTGTGCCGGCGACGATGGCGCTTGGGTTGCTTCTGATCTGGTGGTTGTTCCGGCGACCGTTGGCGGTCGTGATGGTAGCGGTGGTGATGGCCGCCGCGGCACAAAGCGCGCTCAGCGTGCTGGTGATAGCCCGTGAACCGTTCACGCTGGTCGCGGCAATTCTGCCGCCGTTCATGTCGGCGATCAGTCTGGCGTTCATGGTGCATTTGCTCGGCCAATTGCAGGCAGTGGCCGGCAGCAAACTGAGCCGGGAAGCGCAATTGAAAACGGCCGTCGGCCATGTGTTCCGGCCGAGTCTGTACGCGGCGCTGACCACAGCGGTTGGCTTGGGCTCGTTGGCGGTCAGCCCGATCCGGCCGGTGGCCTGGTTCGGTATTGCCGGTGGCGTGGCGGCGATGGTGCTGTTTGCGACTGTCAATTACCTGTTGCCGCCCTTGCTGCTGCGTTTTGACAAGGGCCAGTGGCCGCGCGAACCGGAAAATACCAAGGCACTCACCCGCATTACATTGCGCATCGCCCACTTTTCGATGCGTCGCGCCGGCTGGGTGGCCTCCGGCTTTTTGCTGGCAACGCTGCTGACGCTGCCGCTGCTGGCGAAGATCTACACCGAAACCGACATCTACCGATTTTTTCAGGACGACCATCCGATCAACGTTTCGACCCATGAAGTCGAGGCCAAGCTCTCTGGCGCCATGCCGCTCGATGTCGTCTTCACCGGTCCGGATCGCGATGCACTGACCGATCCGGCCCGGCTGCATTACATCGAAGCGTTCCAAGCCTACGCCGACAGTTTGCCGGCGGTGAACTACAGCATCTCGATGGTCGATTTGCTCAAGGAAATGCATTGGGCGTTTCAGGAGCAGGACAGTGGCGTGCGTCAGCTGCCAACCGACAAAGCGTTGATCACCCAGTACCTGTTTATTTACGACGGCAAGGATTTGTACGACCTGACCGATCGCGAGCTGAAAACCACCCGGGTTACGTTGTCGCTGACCACCCACAGCACGCGCGAACTGAAAGCGGTGATGGCGCAAATGAAAACCTGGCTGGCGGCGCAACCGGCCATCGATCTGCAGGTCGAGTTTGGCTCCGAGGCGCGCATCTTTACCGATCAGGAAGATCTGTTGGTGATCGGCCAGATCAGCGGGCTGTGGTTGTCGTTCATCATGATCTTCCTGTTTTTCGTGCTGATGTGGCGCTCGCCGCCGGTTGCCTTCATGGCGGTGCTGCCGAACGCCGCACCGATTTTCTTTGTCTTTGTCTTCATGGCGGTGGCCGGCGTGCCGCTAGACATGGCCACCGCCTTGATCGCCGGCGTCGCGGTCGGGGTCGCAGTCGATGACACCATTCATTTCATGGAAAGCTATTGCCTGCTGGTGCAGCGTGGTCGCAAGAGCAGCTACGCGCTGTTGCACACGCTGAAAGATTCCGGCAAGGCCTGCACCATCAACACGCTGATCTTGTCCTCGCAATTTGCCCTGTTGCTCAGTTCGACATTTGTGCCGACCCGCAATTTTGGCTTCATGACCGCACTGGGTTTGATCACGGCGGCCATTTTCGAATTGCTGCTGCTGCCCTCGCTGCTGACCTTGCTGGCGCGACTAAGCTGGTGGCAACACCATGTTCGCCATGCCCGCACGCCCCGTCATGAGCAGGTGGCCTGA
- a CDS encoding outer membrane lipoprotein-sorting protein, producing the protein MNARFLPGSGFGFSLSSTGLLLALVMALPAALPVSADDAGNALAQQVRDRPTGKDSVTAGSMVLLEPGHPPRLRRMRTYQLEQTPDEQWTLIRFSEPADIADTGLLTLDHVSGETDQWVYLPAVKKARRIPADRRGGNFVGSDLIYEDLRDRKIDQDVHTIVREEKLEGQLCKVLESVPVDKSNSEYSKRVSWIHPQTLVALKVDLYSGGEQPSKRMEVKKLQKLQGYWTVLELVVTDLKTQHSTRMLADQVQYDKGLSPTLFTQAVLEDPIQEASLAK; encoded by the coding sequence ATGAACGCCCGCTTTTTACCCGGTTCGGGTTTCGGTTTTTCCCTTTCTTCGACAGGCCTGCTGTTGGCGCTGGTCATGGCGTTGCCGGCTGCGTTGCCGGTTAGCGCCGATGACGCCGGCAATGCGCTGGCCCAACAGGTGCGCGATCGCCCGACTGGCAAGGACAGCGTCACTGCCGGCAGCATGGTGCTGCTCGAACCCGGCCATCCGCCACGGCTGCGCCGCATGCGCACCTATCAACTCGAACAAACGCCCGATGAGCAATGGACGCTGATTCGTTTTTCCGAACCGGCCGATATTGCCGACACCGGTCTGCTGACGCTGGATCACGTCAGCGGTGAAACCGATCAATGGGTGTATCTGCCCGCGGTGAAAAAAGCCCGGCGCATTCCGGCGGATCGGCGCGGCGGCAATTTTGTCGGCTCGGATCTGATTTACGAGGATCTGCGTGACCGCAAAATCGATCAGGACGTGCATACCATCGTCCGGGAAGAAAAACTCGAAGGCCAGCTGTGCAAAGTGCTCGAGAGCGTGCCGGTCGACAAAAGCAATTCTGAATACAGCAAGCGAGTCAGCTGGATTCATCCGCAAACGCTGGTGGCTTTGAAGGTCGATTTGTACAGCGGGGGCGAGCAGCCGAGCAAACGCATGGAAGTAAAAAAACTGCAGAAGCTGCAAGGCTACTGGACTGTGCTGGAGCTGGTCGTCACCGATCTGAAAACCCAGCACAGCACGCGCATGCTGGCCGATCAGGTGCAGTACGACAAAGGCTTGTCGCCAACCCTGTTCACTCAGGCCGTGCTGGAAGACCCGATTCAGGAAGCGAGTTTGGCCAAATAA